GTCCTGATGTCAATTCATGATGCTAACTATTTAGAGGATCTTTGACAATGCAGGTTGAAACCCAGTTAATGAAAGACAGATAAATGAAAACTACTATCATCTCAGGGCTGTACGATGGTAATTTCTTTAGTGAGTTCTTCATCTTAACCTCTTGACAGTCAGTCAATTTACATAGCAACAACAGGGGAACTCAGCCAAACAACTAGAGGAAATAAAAAACCAAAGCACATACACAAGATAAAACAGCATAGGGCCATAATTTGCCAATATCCAGCCTTAACAATATATAAGCAGTGACCAAATAGGAAATTCCTCTTTAATCAACATAATTAGTAAACAAAAAAGGAAGGCAAAAAGAAATCTCAATTTAATTTACAAGCATCCCCAAACTCAATCATGTACCGGCATTGGGAAGAGCTGCCATAAAGGAATTGTAAGAAGACTCGAGATCAAAGTGAAGTTGCCGAGCCTGCTGTTCTGTCAACTCATCAGCTGCCCCCATCTTCGACAACCTCGCAATCCATTCCTTCATCTTTGTTTTCCCCTCGAAATCAGGTGGCAAGATCGTCAACTTATTGAGGGAAGCATAAAGGTCCGAAAGCAGTGGGTGCACCTGATCCACAGCCACCATGTTAAGCTTCAACGAATCCATAGCCGTAATAAAGTTCTGCACACACTCAGCTACAATGGCAGCCGAGGTTGATGTAGAGGCAGCAGCCGCCGCCCGATGCTCCACCGTAGCAGGAATACCGGATATCACAAGCCGGTTAATGGCAGCAGGGCACTCCATCTTGTAAGTGTCTGCAAACCGCTCAATGCTAGGGACAGTGTCTTTGAGCGTGGAAGCCAGTGTTTTGAAATGCGCAATTAGCTTCTGGCACTCTAACTCATACTCCTGTGGTGAGATTATATCCCTAACATAGGCTTTCTCAAGCCTCTCAGTGGCTTTGATAATGGCATAGAGCTCAGCAAAGTTATCATACATTTCCCTCTCGCGCTTGTCATTCCATAGCTTAACCTCCATAGTATTACTATAAAAGGGTAATATGAATACACTGTGAAGGAGGAGGATTGGAGAAGAGAACGGGACACGCGCAAAGGGATGAGCCCCTCTTCACTGAGGAATAAAAACAAACACAACATGGTCACAAATGTAACAGTGCTAAGATCACAAAACCAACCAAAGGGGTTTGGGGAATCTAACCTAAGATCAGCAGTTCGTAACATGACAAACCAAAATGCAAAGAATATACTGTAGACTGTAGAGTAGTGCTAAAACCAAGAGTTGCGAATTCACCATTCTCATGTGATAAAacaaaacaacacaaaacaaaacaCGAGAACAATTCCTAATAAATATCCTATCTTTCCATCGGAACAAACCAGAAGCAATCCAAAACAGTCAATGAATCATACTGGGTTTCTATTATTTGCTTTCAAATCCCGAGTGAAAAAAAGAGGGGTTTTTTCTTTTGTACATTAAGAAACCCAGCTTGGAATGGGTAGATTGTGATTTGTGAAACTATCATGAAATATTCATTATAAGGAAGCAAACAAGACAAAGGAGCGCAAACATTGATAAAAAACAAGCAAAGCAGAAAAGCAAACAAGTAAGCATGAGAATCCCATTGTAAAAAATCAAATCCCCGGCATCAGGAGAAACCCGAAATTAGTAAAATTGCGGATaagaaagagagggagagaaaaagaagaaactcaCAGAGAGAGCAGGAAGAAACGAAGAGCTTGATGGGAATTGGGGAAAGGGGGGTGTTTGTACTTTGTAATAAAGAGAGAGTTTGTGGAGAGCGGAGAATGAATGAAAGGGAAGGGGGTCTGCATGAGATTAATCAGGTGCGATACGGTGCACCCGAGAAGTTGCGTCTGCGTTTGCGTGTTCGGGTCCCACTCGCGATGGCTTTGCTTACGTCATCAACGTGTAGCAGCAAATTATCCACTAACCTAAGTAATCAAAAACATCCCATtattaatgaataaaatttagcaCAATTTacctatataaaataaatatgaaaaattttatctaattacaacaattgaaaattagttatgtgtatgttttgtttcaatttttatataatttgtgAGAGTTAACCACGGTTTTTCAAATACACATAAATTGTGCTTGACAACAAAGGTTTACATATAAGAAAAGTTGAATGTAAATCGTGAGAGGTAGCCACGGTTTACTCTTAAAGAATGGAACATGAAAATCGTAGGTGGCAGCCACGATTTATGAAGAAGATAGTGTGTGCATAAAATCTTAGAACcagccacggtttatgcatGAGCGGCTATGTGAAGTTGGGTGACTGAAAGAGAATCCGGGTAACTTTGTAGTTTATGatagtttataatttaaaatttaaatagacataatttaaattaataatttataaaattatatgtattCGTATTATTGTATTCATATGAATATTTGTAACTAATTATAACTAACTATAAGTTTACAAATATGATACTATATAAATCAATTATATGTGTAAACTTATAGTTAGTTATTGTAATTGTGTAAAATAAAGTATTTTACAAGGATATTTATTGAAActaatatgttaattatttatatacttaatCTGGACACTATAATTTCacattaagataaaaaaaacctattaaaatttttatggatTATTATAATCAACCACTTTTAATATTATTGCACATCATTCAGCTACTATATTTATAATTCAATGATTATAATCTGTAATTTGAAGTTGTCCAAAGTCAAAATACATTATATAAGACATCCAACACAAttacattgtgaactttacacgtATATGTACTAATATCTCAAAAAATCAGTCAAAGATCAATAGGCATGTTTAACGAGTTATTacatataattcaaaaattaaattataccacTCAATGTATCCACGTTCAGCTTTTCTTGCTCGTAAACCTTTGCTGCCAGGCACGGGTTATGTGTATTTAGAAAACCGTGGTTAGCTTCCACAGATTATatagaaattgaaacaaaaaatacacGTAACCAATTTTTAATTGTTGTAATCAAGTAAAGatttctcatttttattttatataggtAAATTGCCCTAAAATTTAGTTAGATTTGCATTCCACCCGCCTTCTTGGTGgactattttttaataaaaaatatttaatttatttttaatatatattttaataattaattttaatatacatgtaatatattattttttaatatttgaatccaatattaaaataagaaatttggaGAAAAGAAATTCAGGTCAAACTAGTATAAAATAATGTAAAGAAAAATTAGTCGAGATATAAATAACTTGTcactaattttattgaaaatagtttttttaaaaatatttagtttcGAGTCAAATGAGACcaatatgaaaatataaaaaattctaactcaaaattctaaaaatttaaattttacaatTCACCATTCTATTTTGTcggatttaattttaaatattactaaACATTACGAATTTTATGGTGGACCGCATATTTAAAAACttttatgaattatttatatataatttattaattaatgaaatttAATACTCAAATTTAATACTGAATTTAATCTAATTAAATTGCATTCAAAtatgtttttaactttttatatacaaattaagaACGGTAGGTATCATgcacttttattttaataaatgtgaATGTTGTTCTTACCAAATTGAATATGAGGCCTTTAATATTATCTTTCATTCATATGACTTCCAACAAAAATTCTTACATAGCTAAAAAGAAGTTAAATGGTACAGACTCTtcatatttatctaaaaaatcgTAAATTTgaacctttttattttcaataaaaaatatagctaaaaaaagaaataactcAAATAATAATTAGATGTGTTTCAAACGTatttaaagaattatttttattttttattaaattatgattaaacataaaaaaaatatgtgtgtCGGACGAATATTGAATTAGTGTTATATCCAAAATATGTATAACAACTTAGCAAAGTATTTGTACTTGATAGCTTATTATTAGTAATGATCCGTTACTCAAACCCTGATCCACAACCATGACAATCTCAGAACCTGGTATAACTGGAAGAGATACCATCTCTAACAACCTCTCCACTCAAACCACCACTATCCCAACAAATCCGGATAACAACTAGCATAGACTCCGTCAAACCAGCAACAGATATACAAATAACAAACTTGATACGAATAACAAACCACACAACAACAACTCAATATATATACTAGTAAGCTACTAGTCTAAAGGTACGCAATATTCAGTTTTACTCTGAATCATTTTACACTCTTACTTACTTGAGCGTTGGAGACCCTTTGCGGACGAGCTATATCTCGAAGATATCTTTCACGCAGAAATatttggcgcccaccgtggggcctAAATTTTTCTAACCCTACAACTCTTTACCCTACATATTTTTCGCTCTTCTTTTTGCAGGAAACGGCACATGGCAGACGAGCATAGTCACGCTCCCTCGAGTACCAACCAAGCCGAACTCCTGGCGATCAATGAGGTCCTCAGGGCCGAGAACTAGAGAATGGATGAACTCCTACACCAGAAGCAACACGAAAATAGCAAGGAAGGGGAACACAAGAATACTTAAAACAAATAATGATGAGCATACGTCGGAGTCAAAACACACCATACCTAATCCCCCGAAAACAACCACCAAAAGAACCAACCCCTTCACAAAGAAAGTCATGAGCTTCGAAATGCCCAGAAACTTCATCTTACCGTCAACTTTAAAACCTATCAAGGAATAGGAGACCCAAATGTCCACGTCACCAAATTCCACGCTATGATGTTTATGAACAAGGAATCTGACCCAATACTATGCcgcactggtgcacgaaaattactctcacaatatataattccgcatagctaaccagcaagtgcactgggtcgtccaagtaataccttacgtgagtaaggatcgaatcccatggagattgttggcttgaagcaagctatggttatcttattattcttattcaggataccaatagggttctttaattttagttgtaaaaagtgaaagggcataaaataaataattgttactcaataattgaaaaatatgttggggttttagagatgctttgtcttctgaattcctgtaacataatgctttctcactttcaaacatgcaaggctccttccatggcaagctgtatgtagggcgtcaccgttgtcaatggctacttcctatcctctcattgaaaatagtccaaatgctctgtcacagcacggctaatcatctgtcggttctcgatcatgtcggaataggatccattgatccttttgcgtctgtcactacgcccaatgctcgcgagtttgaagctcgtcacagtcatccaacccctgaatcctactcggaataccacagacaaggtttagacttttcaaattctcaaggatgctgccaatggattctagcttataccacgaagattctgattaaggaatctaagagatactcattcaatctgatgtagaacggaggtgtttgtcaggcacacgttcatgggttgagaatggtgatgagtgtcacggatcatcatatctATCACAGTTAAGTACGAATCagcatcttagatagaaacaagtgtgtttgaatgaaaaacagaaattattgcattaattcatcgagacgctgcagagctcctcacccccaacaatggagtttagagactcatgtggGCAAAaggtacaaagttcagatctaaaatgtcatgagatacaaaataagtctctaaaagttgtttaaatactaaactggtAACCtatgtttacagaaaatgagtaaactaagatagatggttcaaaaatccacttttggggtccacttggtgtgtgctggggcttagacttgagcttctcacatgcctgggctgtttctggagttaaacgccaggttgtaacctgtttctggcgtttaactccaacttgcaacctgtttctggcgctgaacgccagaatgcaacatggaactggcgttaaacgccagtttacgtcgtttatcttcgcgcaaagtatggactattatatattgctggaaagccctggatgtctactttccaatccaattgagagagcgccaattggattcctgtagctccaaaaaatatattccgagtgcagggaggtcagaatccaacagcatcaacagtcctttttcagcctaaatcagatttttgctcagctccttcaattttagccagacaatacctgaaatcacagaaaaatacacaaactcatagtaaagtccagaaatatgaattttgcctaaaaactaatagaaatatactcaaaactaactaaaatatactaaaaactatatgaaattacccccaaaaagcgtataaaatatccgctcatcacaacaccaaacttaaattgttgcttgtcctcaagcaactagataaataaaataggataaaaagaaatcaagaagcaatagtaTCTCaaagttttaagtgaagctcagattctaactagatgagcgggactagtagctttttgcttctgaacagttttggcatctcactttatcctttgaaattaagaatgattggcatccataggaactcaaaattcagatagtattattgattcttctagtttagtatgttgattcttgaacacagctacttgatgagtcttggccgtggccctaagcactttgttttccagtattaccaccggatacatatatgccacagacacataattgggtgaaccttttcagattgtgacttagctttgctaaagtccccaattagaggtgtacagagttcttaagcacactcttttgccttagatcacgactttaaccactcagtctcaagcttttcatttggacctgcatgccacaagcacatggttagggacaacttgatttagctgcttaggcctggatttacttccttgggtcctcctatccattgatgctcaaagtcttggatccttttcatccttgccttttgatttaaagggctattgactttttctacctcttttgcttttttttttcactgctttttcttgcttcaagaattaatttcatgatttttcagatcagcaataatatttctcttgttcatcattctttcaggagccaacaattttaacattcataaaattcaatataaaaatatgcactgttcaagcattcattcagaagacaaaaagtattgccaccacatataaataattagaattttccttattaagaactcgaaaaaatattgcctctttattctaaaaatcttactattttattcatgtttgatgatgatgagaaaaataaattatagcttacttggagataaaatcaaaataaatatactaattactactactcatgtataacttctaaggtaaattcctataagaacaactatcacagagttaagactaagattaggactcaacaacctttattttgggaggtggatgctcctttggtctgtggggtgcttggtccttcaaaagACAGCTTCtagcgcttcagctcctgtatctCCGGATAtttgtcttctttcagatcgaatttaacttccgggatcactgatctcagacccattattttgtggtactggtctgcatgttctttagttaagaacttctcttgattctaaagtggttttggaatattctctttcttgcctcttgaagtggtttgtttttccttaggtgccatgatcttgatgagttttagctcagtgatcacggaaaaacacaccaaacttagaggtttgcttgtcttcaagcaaaagaaaggaaaagagaggaatataaggagaggcaatttcgaaaattcaaaagatatgatgagattttgaaaaagataactttgaatttaaaaaagataatatgatgagtttgaaaaagatttgagaagaaattaaaaagatttgacaagaattcaaaaagatagatgagttttgaaaaagatttgaaaagagattgaagaagaatgaagaaataCTTTTAggattaagaatttttttgCATTTTGAAGTTGAAAGTTgagaatttgtaacatgtttatgcaagaaatcatgaattgaaatatgaaaaatgaaaaaaatttgagttgaaaacGAATCCACCTCCTCCCcataatcctggcgttaaacgcccaaacgctgcatgttttgggcgtttaacgcccatctgtagcttctcctgggcgtttaacgcccatttgtagcatctggctggcgttaaacgccaggaactcctttgtcactgggcgtttttctgaacgcccaagacgctgtaaatctggcgttaaacgcccagaagatgcttctttctggcgtttaatgcccagatggctatctctactggcgttgaacgcccagtagatgcttcttttgggcgttcaatgcccaaaacagctcttactggcttttttgcACTAGGGAGCTTCTTTTCGCTATTTTATCCTCTGAagccttctgtaactctgtatcATTCACTGAAAtgtattatctaatttttaaaattaaaattacaaataaaataaactcatgACTGaattgcctcccagcaagcgcttctttattgtctttagctggactattactaagctttaatcaagtatcagttttgagcattcttgctcaaaattgctttcaagataatgtttgactttctgtccattaacaatgaactttttgttagaatcattatcctgaagctctacatatccatatggtgacacacttgtaatcacatatggacctctccatcgggatttcaatttcccggggaataatctgagcttagaattaaacagcagaactttctgccctggctcaaagactctagatgacagcttcttgtcatgccacctttttgctttctctttgtaattttttgcattttcgaaagcattgagtctaaattcctctagctcatttaactggagcaatcatttttctccagctaacttggcatcaaggtttaggaatctggttgcctaataggctttatgctccagttccactggcaagtgacaggcttttcatACACAAGCTGTTATAGAGAAGTTCCTATAaaagtcttgaatgctgttctatatgcccacagagcatcatccaagcttcttgcccaatcccttctacggttaattacagtccattccagaattcttttaaattctctattagagacttcagtttgcccatttgtctgtggatgatatggagtggccaccctgtggctaactccataccgaaccaaagcagagtaaagttgtttattgcagaaatgagtgcccccattaGGGGTGTTCAAAATCGATCTGGACCGAACAAAATTGATCAACCGAACCAAAAAaccgaaaacaaaaaaatcatattttgctGTTTTTTATGCGGTTCGGTTCGATTTTCGGTTCTAACACTGAAAACCCTAATCGAACCGGTCAactttaaaaaccctaaaagccATTAGACCATTACCCCACCGGCCCACCCCACCCCCATCAGATAACCTAATGTTCCTAACTCCTATCCTAGCGCagccactctctctctctctctcaaagaAGCCCCATTACCCCCAACCCCTCATAGCCGCGCCTCCCCATCCCATCCCCGCCTCCCACTCTCCCATCGCCTCGTAGCCCCTCCTAGTCCCGCCGACCAGCCCCTCCCAGTCTCGCGGAATCAGCGTCTCGTAGCCCCTCCTAGCAGCGCCTCCTAGCCCCTCCAAGCAGTGCCGTGCCGGACCAGCCGCCCAGCAGTGACGTTCAGCCCTTCCTAGTAGCGCGAACCCATCAGCGACATTCAATCCCTCCCAACAGCACGAACCAGTGAACCCAGCCCCTCCCAGCAGCGCCGAACCAGCGCCTCCCAGCACCTCCGAGTGCGGGACACCAGATATGAAGCCTCCAAGTAAGGtactaatttgaataatttctgTTCCATGCATTATCTATTTGTCGTTGATTGATGTTGATTGTTCATTTATTTGTTTGAATTTCTGCTTCTGTAGTTCTGTGtgaataatttatgttttatgttcacTGTTCAGTGTATTTTTGAAATTGCTaattgttgttgattgttgtatTTGTTTATGCAGTTTGTTGTATTTGGGGGTATTAGCTTATGAATGTGTATTATTTCTAATTGTTAGGATTCTAGGTTCTGATTGTTAAAAAggtgtgtttttttattattagggTTCTAGGTTCTGATTGATAGAGAAGGTGTAAGGTATATTTAACtacattttatatataattaattgctGGATTTGAGATTTGTGTGCTGATGTAGTTGCCATAAGGAATTCATTTGGTGCCACAAATTACCCAGCAGCGTTTCTGGCCAAAGCCTCCGAGTCAGGTTTgtaatttgactaatttttgtttaataattaTTGATTCATTGTTTTATTCTGTTCAACAGcttttgattgttgttcattgtGTTATTTATTGTTCATTGTTTATTGAAATTGCTTCTGATTGCTGGTTCACTGTTCATtggtttatttgttatttattgcTTCTGATTGTTGGTTATGTGGTTCAATGTTCAATGTATTTGATTAGGGAAATTGCTTCTAATTGTTGGTTATGTGGTTCAATTTTCAATGTATTTGATTAGAGAAATTACTTCTGATTGTTCAATGTATTTGTTTAGGGAAATTGGTTCTGTGGTTCACTGTTTAATGTATTTGTTTAGGAAAATTGCTTCTGATTGTTCAATGTATCTGTTCATTATTGATGAGCATATTGAGAACTATCACTGCCACTACTGTTGGCTTTATTAATCAGGTAGAACTTGAAAAGCTTAGGAGATGCTCTGTCCAAGAATTATGTGACTGCCAGAAGATGTGTAATCTTGAAAACCTACCTTGGTCAAATAGGTTTTATCATACTCTGAAGTAGCTTAGTATTGTTTGATGTCGAAGGGAAAGTGTTCCATTTCTTCGATCAGCTAGACATACTTGTTCAATGATACAGTTAGCTTTGGATCTCCCAATCACTTGAAATGTTTGGATCTTTGTTTG
The genomic region above belongs to Arachis duranensis cultivar V14167 chromosome 3, aradu.V14167.gnm2.J7QH, whole genome shotgun sequence and contains:
- the LOC107480638 gene encoding vacuolar protein sorting-associated protein 28 homolog 2; the encoded protein is MEVKLWNDKREREMYDNFAELYAIIKATERLEKAYVRDIISPQEYELECQKLIAHFKTLASTLKDTVPSIERFADTYKMECPAAINRLVISGIPATVEHRAAAAASTSTSAAIVAECVQNFITAMDSLKLNMVAVDQVHPLLSDLYASLNKLTILPPDFEGKTKMKEWIARLSKMGAADELTEQQARQLHFDLESSYNSFMAALPNAGT